One Helianthus annuus cultivar XRQ/B chromosome 12, HanXRQr2.0-SUNRISE, whole genome shotgun sequence genomic region harbors:
- the LOC110893855 gene encoding NHP2-like protein 1: MTGEAVNPKAYPLADAQLTITILDLVQQAANYKQLKKGANEATKTLNRGISEFVVMAADAEPLEIILHLPLLAEDKNVPYVFVPSKQALGRACGVTRPVIACSVTSNEGSQLRSQIQQLKDAIEKLLI, encoded by the exons ATG ACAGGAGAAGCTGTGAACCCAAAAGCATACCCACTGGCTGATGCTCAGCTAACCATTACAATATTGGATCTTGTTCAACAGGCTGCTAATTACAAGCAGCTTAAAAAGGGTGCTAATGAAG CTACGAAGACTCTTAACAGGGGTATATCGGAGTTTGTAGTGATGGCAGCAGATGCTGAGCCTCTTGAAATTATTCTGCATCTTCCCCTCCTTGCCGAAGATAAG AATGTACCATACGTTTTCGTGCCCTCAAAGCAAGCGCTCGGACGTGCATGCGGTGTCACTCGCCCCGTGATTGCGTGTTCGGTGACCAGTAACGAAGGCAGTCAATTGAGATCCCAAATACAGCAGCTCAAG GATGCAATTGAGAAGCTTCTGATCTAA
- the LOC110893857 gene encoding NADH-cytochrome b5 reductase-like protein, producing MSTFFRRLSKATPIAFSHAFRTQSQSSSSHFRFPVGAIAAISGGISYFYYFSEPNLVHLDQINEDTGPKTALIPDKWVEFKLQEKAKVSHNTHLYRFSFDPNLKLGLDVASCLITRAPLGEDAEGKTKYVVRPYTPISDPDSKGYFDLMIKIYPEGKMSQHFDKLNPGDVVEVKGPIEKIRYTPNMKKHIGMIAGGSGITPMLQVIEAILKNPDDNTKVSLIYANVSPDDILLKKKLDMLAASHPNLKVFYTVDSPSKYWVGGTGYISKDMASKGLPAPSDDTLILVCGPPGMMKHVSGGKAKDWTQGEVSGVLKELGYTEDMVYKF from the exons ATGTCGACTTTCTTCAGAAGATTAAGCAAAGCTACACCCATCGCATTCTCCCACGCATTCCGTACTCAATCGCAATCGTCTTCATCGCATTTCCGCTTTCCAGTCGGAGCGATCGCTGCAATCTCCGGTGGAATCTCCTATTTCTATTACTTTTCTGAGCCTAATTTG GTTCATTTGGATCAAATCAACGAGGACACAGGCCCCAAAACCG CTCTCATTCCTGATAAATGGGTAGAGTTTAAGCTTCAAGAGAAGGCTAAAGTCAGCCACAATACCCACTTATACAG GTTTTCGTTTGATCCAAATCTCAAATTGGGACTCGATGTTGCATCATGTCTCATTACAAG GGCTCCATTGGGAGAAGATGCTGAAGGGAAAACAAAATATGTTGTTCGCCC GTACACCCCGATATCAGATCCAGATTCTAAAGGTTACTTTGATTTGATGATCAAG ATTTATCCTGAAGGAAAAATGAGCCAACATTTTGATAAACTAAATCCAGGCGATGTGGTTGAAGTAAAAGG ACCCATTGAAAAGATCCGATACACACCCAATATGAAGAAACACATTGGCATG ATTGCAGGTGGGTCGGGTATCACCCCAATGCTTCAGGTTATTGAAGCCATTCTTAAGAATCCCGACGATAACACTAAA GTATCTTTAATTTACGCAAACGTATCACCCGATGACATTTTGCTGAAAAAGAAACTTGATATGCTTGCTGCTAGCCACCCCAATCTAAAG GTATTTTACACGGTCGACAGTCCATCGAAGTACTGGGTTGGAGGTACAGGTTACATATCAAAAGATATGGCCTCAAAAGGGTTACCTGCTCCAAGTGACGATACACTTATACTC GTTTGTGGTCCACCTGGAATGATGAAACATGTGTCTGGCGGGAAGGCGAAAGATTGGACACAAGGTGAGGTGAGCGGTGTGCTTAAGGAGCTTGGATACACTGAAGATATGGTTTACAAATTTTAG
- the LOC110893852 gene encoding SPX domain-containing protein 1 yields MKFGKSLSNQIDETLPEWRDKFLSYKELKKRLKLIRSADDSHRPTKRTRFSDEDSAGAEISDEEADFVQLLEQEVEKFNSFFVEKEEEYIIKLKEFQDSVMKAKDSNEEMIKIRKEIVDFHGEMVLLENYSALNYTGIVKILKKYDKRTGALLRLPFIQKVLQQPFFTTDLLYKLVKEVETMLDHHFPLTELPPPSQEADNDTCGGDGEGPSISAADVSDAPLKAKELAELEYMKSLYTKSTISALRALKEIRSKSSTVSVFSLPPLQVSGIEETWNKLPLHEQLAK; encoded by the exons aTGAAATTCGGTAAGAGTTTAAGCAACCAGATTGACGAAACGCTACCTGAATGGCGAGACAAGTTCTTATCCTACAAAGAGCTCAAAAAACGCTTGAAACTCATCAGATCCGCTGACGATTCTCACCGTCCGACCAAGCGCACGCGGTTTTCCGACGAGGATTCCGCCGGTGCTGAAATCTCCGACGAAGAGGCTGATTTCGTTCAGTTGCTTGAACAGGAGGTTGAGAAGTTCAATTCCTTCTTCGTTGAGAAGGAGGAAGAGTATATTATTAAATTGAAG GAATTTCAAGACAGTGTTATGAAAGCTAAGGATTCGAACGAAGAGATGATCAAGATACGAAAAGAAATAGTCGATTTCCATGGAGAGATGGTATTGTTGGAGAACTATAGTGCACTTAACTACACAGGAATAGTAAAGATACTAAAGAAATACGACAAAAGAACCGGGGCCCTCCTTCGTCTACCTTTCATTCAAAAAGTCCTACAACAACCGTTCTTCACCACCGACTTGCTTTACAAGTTAGTGAAGGAGGTCGAGACGATGCTCGACCACCACTTCCCGCTAACCGAACTACCACCTCCATCTCAAGAAGCCGACAATGATACTTGCGGTGGAGATGGTGAGGGACCCTCCATCAGTGCGGCCGACGTCAGTGATGCACCGTTGAAAGCTAAAGAACTAGCGGAGCTAGAGTACATGAAAAGCTTGTACACAAAAAGTACCATTTCGGCTTTGAGGGCTTTGAAGGAAATAAGAAGCAAAAGCTCGACGGTTAGTGTCTTCTCGTTGCCCCCTTTGCAAGTAAGTGGGATTGAGGAAACTTGGAATAAGCTTCCTCTTCATGAGCAATTAGCAAAATGA
- the LOC110893853 gene encoding pentatricopeptide repeat-containing protein At4g32430, mitochondrial — MITRQLFFKYFHTKSPLNSHSFHNAHQLFDRMPQPNFPSLHHSMLDLLHQNRPFQALNMFNKQIYEAGVAHIDEVSTALAVKACRGDPKLGSQIHAFALTSGLDSFLSVSNSLMHMYSKSGQLDRALVIFNKLSNPDTVSWNTLLSGFKDNSDALSFACRMNRIGVTFDAVTYTTALAHCADCEEFMFGTQLHSLVLKNGMQGEGFIANALVTLYAKWERIADAEKVFDEMPSRDLVSWNAILSGYSQEGSYEVEAFTTFVEMVRLGLKLDHVSFTSAVSACGHARNLRLGKQIHGFAIKKGYGTHESVCNVLISTYSKCDHVEDAKLVFDGMVNRNVVSCTTMISISEEHAVSLFNDMRMYDVYPNEVTFVGLIHAICANNAVKEGETVHALCIKSSFFEELVVANSFITMYAKFESINDAIKVFHEIENKVIITWNALISGFTQNKMFQEALKTFSSTIMESKPNEYTFGSVLSAIASSESISLRYGQWCHSYLFKLGLDKNPIVSGALLDMYAKRGSITESCKVFDEIKNKNQVAWTAIISAHSRHGDYESVMKLYDDITNQSFEPDSITFLSVLTACGRKGMVEKGKEVFESMIKLHKIEPTPEHYSCMVDMYGRAGRLNEAEEFLTRIPGRVGLPVLQSLLGSCKVHGNMEMGKRVSDALLKMEPKESGSYVLMSNLYAERADWDEVARIRKGMRENNVKKVVGFSWVDVHNVNESTHAFSSDDTSHPRTDEIYRMVRFLGSEMKSVKTDDVIEQVQVL; from the coding sequence ATGATCACCCGCCAATTATTTTTCAAATATTTCCACACTAAAAGTCCATTAAACTCCCATTCATTTCACAATGCACACCAACTGTTCGACAGAATGCCCCAACCAAACTTCCCCTCTCTACACCACTCCATGCTCGATCTTTTGCACCAAAACCGCCCCTTTCAAGCCCTTAACATGTTCAATAAACAGATTTACGAAGCGGGTGTTGCTCATATCGATGAAGTTTCGACCGCTCTTGCTGTCAAGGCATGTCGTGGAGACCCGAAACTCGGGTCTCAAATCCACGCATTTGCATTGACATCTGGGCTCGATTCGTTTTTGTCTGTTTCTAACTCTTTGATGCACATGTATTCGAAATCCGGACAGCTTGATCGCGCGTTGGTGATCTTTAACAAGTTGTCTAACCCGGACACTGTTTCTTGGAACACGTTGCTCTCGGGGTTTAAAGATAACAGCGACGCGTTAAGTTTCGCTTGTCGGATGAATCGTATAGGGGTTACTTTCGATGCAGTGACGTACACTACTGCATTGGCACATTGTGCAGATTGTGAAGAGTTTATGTTCGGAACTCAGTTGCATTCGCTGGTACTGAAAAACGGAATGCAGGGTGAAGGTTTTATCGCGAACGCACTTGTGACGTTGTACGCGAAATGGGAGCGTATAGCGGATGCTGAaaaggtgttcgatgaaatgcctagcAGAGATTTAGTGTCGTGGAACGCTATCCTTTCGGGGTATAGTCAAGAAGGAAGTTACGAGGTGGAAGCGTTTACGACGTTTGTCGAAATGGTTCGATTAGGATTGAAACTTGATCATGTTTCGTTCACAAGTGCGGTTTCCGCTTGTGGGCATGCTAGAAACTTACGGCTCGGGAAACAGATACACGGTTTCGCTATTAAAAAAGGATACGGAACACATGAATCGGTATGCAATGTTTTAATCTCGACGTATTCGAAATGTGATCACGTCGAAGATGCAAAATTGGTTTTTGACGGTATGGTGAACCGTAATGTAGTGTCGTGTACGACTATGATATCTATAAGCGAAGAACACGCGGTATCTTTATTCAATGACATGAGAATGTACGACGTTTATCCGAACGAGGTTACGTTTGTCGGCTTGATTCATGCTATATGTGCGAATAATGCGGTGAAAGAAGGCGAAACGGTTCACGCGTTATGCATAAAGTCTAGCTTTTTCGAAGAGTTAGTCGTTGCTAACAGCTTTATTACAATGTACGCAAAGTTTGAGTCGATAAACGACGCGATCAAAGTATTTCACGAAATCGAAAACAAAGTGATCATTACATGGAACGCGTTAATCTCCGGGTTCACTCAAAACAAAATGTTTCAAGAAGCGTTGAAAACGTTTTCCTCTACGATCATGGAATCAAAACCGAACGAATACACGTTCGGGAGCGTGTTAAGTGCAATCGCGTCTTCCGAATCTATCTCGTTAAGATACGGTCAATGGTGTCACTCGTATTTGTTTAAACTCGGTTTAGACAAAAACCCTATCGTGTCGGGAGCACTTCTCGACATGTACGCAAAACGCGGAAGTATAACCGAATCGTGTAAAGTGTTCGACGAAATAAAAAACAAGAACCAAGTCGCATGGACCGCAATCATATCTGCTCATTCGCGACACGGAGATTACGAATCCGTCATGAAACTATACGACGACATAACAAACCAATCTTTCGAACCCGATTCGATAACATTTTTATCCGTATTAACCGCGTGTGGAAGAAAAGGAATGGTCGAAAAGGGGAAAGAGGTGTTCGAGTCAATGATCAAACTACACAAAATCGAGCCGACCCCGGAGCATTATTCGTGTATGGTCGATATGTACGGGCGGGCGGGGCGGTTAAACGAGGCGGAAGAGTTTTTGACCCGTATACCTGGCCGGGTCGGGCTGCCCGTGTTGCAAAGCTTGTTGGGGTCATGTAAAGTTCATGGGAATATGGAAATGGGGAAACGGGTTTCGGACGCTTTGTTGAAAATGGAGCCGAAAGAATCGGGTTCGTATGTGTTGATGTCGAATTTGTATGCGGAACGAGCGGATTGGGATGAGGTTGCGAGAATACGAAAAGGGATGAGGGAGAATAATGTGAAGAAAGTTGTCGGGTTTAGTTGGGTCGATGTGCATAATGTTAACGAGTCGACTCATGCGTTTTCGTCGGATGATACGTCTCATCCACGGACGGATGAGATTTATCGAATGGTGCGGTTTTTGGGGTCGGAAATGAAGTCTGTAAAGACGGACGATGTGATCGAGCAAGTTCAAGTTTTGTAG
- the LOC110893856 gene encoding adenine nucleotide transporter BT1, chloroplastic/mitochondrial, giving the protein MDTRVLLENNEDGLFPNSGIGFLWCSRDDHFSQSGTFFASVGQMGSGGFATVNRNSPNSTKTNDNEGVEHPCLSKVVSTPESRLKKKGGLKLKIKIGDPSLRRLISGAIAGAVSRTCVAPLETIRTHLMVGSCGHSSTEVFQDIMQTEGWTGLFRGNMVNVIRVAPSKAIELFAYDTVKKRLTPKHGEKSKPRIPESLIAGAVAGISSTICTYPLELLKTRLTVQRGVYKNLVDAFLKIVKEEGPTELYRGLAPSLIGVVPYAAANYFAYDTLRKAYKKISKKDEINNIATLLIGSAAGAISSSATFPLEVARKHMQAGAVNGRVYDNMLHALLNILEKEGVGGLYRGLGPSCVKIVPAAGISFMCYEACKKILVEKEDDEP; this is encoded by the exons ATGGATACAAGAGTTTTGTTAGAGAACAATGAAGATGGGTTATTCCCAAATTCGGGAATCGGGTTTCTTTGGTGTTCTAGAGATGATCATTTTTCGCAATCCGGAACCTTTTTTGCAAGTGTCGGGCAAATGGGCAGTGGCGGTTTTGCAACTGTAAACCGTAATTCACCGAATTCGACAAAAACCAACGATAATGAAGGTGTCGAACATCCATGTTTATCCAAGGTTGTTTCGACACCCGAATCTCGTTTAAAGAAAAAGGGTGGGTTGAAATTGAAGATCAAGATCGGGGATCCGTCGCTAAGGAGGTTAATTAGTGGTGCGATCGCAGGGGCGGTTTCGAGAACTTGTGTTGCTCCGTTAGAGACTATAAGAACTCATTTGATGGTAGGCAGTTGTGGGCATTCTAGTACTGAAGTGTTTCAAGATATTATGCAGACTGAAGGTTGGACCGGGCTCTTCAGGGGTAATATGGTCAACGTCATTCGTGTCGCTCCAAGCAAAGCAATCGAG TTATTCGCTTATGATACTGTCAAGAAAAGGTTGACTCCTAAACATGGTGAAAAGTCAAAGCCCCGTATACCCGAGTCGTTAATCGCAGGTGCGGTTGCTGGAATTAGCTCCACCATATGCACATACCCTCTTGAATTACTCAAAACCCGACTCACGGTTCAG AGGGGCGTGTACAAGAATCTAGTAGACGCGTTTTTAAAAATCGTGAAAGAAGAGGGCCCCACAGAACTCTACCGTGGCCTCGCACCAAGTTTAATCGGTGTAGTCCCGTACGCTGCGGCAAACTATTTCGCATACGATACATTACGAAAAGCATACAAGAAAATCTCGAAAAAAGATGAGATTAACAACATTGCAACTTTGTTAATCGGGTCAGCAGCAGGCGCGATTTCAAGTAGCGCAACGTTCCCGCTTGAGGTGGCGCGTAAACATATGCAGGCGGGTGCTGTAAACGGGCGGGTCTATGATAATATGCTTCACGCGCTTTTGAATATTCttgagaaagaaggggttggagGATTGTATCGTGGGTTGGGTCCGAGTTGTGTTAAGATAGTTCCGGCTGCTGGCATTTCGTTCATGTGTTACGAGGCGTGCAAGAAAATATTGGTTGAGAAAGAAGACGATGAACCGTAA
- the LOC110896301 gene encoding probable sugar phosphate/phosphate translocator At5g25400 codes for MGKGGSLSEGVLKNIILSYTYVTIWIFLSFTVIIYNKFILDRKMYNWPFPISLTMIHMCFCSSIAFFLVTILKMVEPVQMTRDIYFKSVVPIGLLYSISLWLSNSAYIYLSVSFIQMLKALMPVAVYSIGVLFKKEGFKSQTMVNMSSISFGVAIAAYGEARFNTWGVMLQLGAVVFEATRLVLIQILLTSKGITFNPITSLYYVAPCCLVFLTIPWVIVEVPRLREMSNFELDFVVFGTNSFCAFALNLAVFLLVGKTSALTMNVAGVVKDWLLIAFSWSVIKDTVTPVNLFGYGIAFLGVAYYNHAKLQALKAKEAEKKVVEEAGKLLEENRGDDGSRKNESSS; via the coding sequence ATGGGAAAAGGCGGATCACTAAGCGAAGGCGTATTAAAAAACATAATCCTCTCCTACACCTACGTAACCATCTGGATCTTCCTCAGTTTCACCGTAATCATCTACAACAAATTCATCCTCGACCGCAAAATGTACAACTGGCCCTTCCCAATCTCCCTCACCATGATCCACATGTGTTTCTGTTCTTCGATCGCCTTTTTTCTCGTCACAATTTTAAAAATGGTGGAGCCCGTTCAAATGACCCGCGATATTTATTTCAAATCCGTCGTACCCATCGGGTTGCTTTACTCTATCAGCTTATGGCTGTCGAATTCGGCGTACATTTACTTATCCGTTTCGTTTATTCAAATGCTCAAGGCGTTAATGCCTGTTGCGGTTTACTCAATTGGAGTTTTGTTTAAGAAAGAAGGGTTTAAATCGCAAACCATGGTTAATATGTCGTCCATTTCGTTTGGTGTGGCGATTGCTGCGTACGGTGAGGCGAGGTTTAATACATGGGGGGTTATGTTGCAGCTTGGTGCGGTGGTTTTTGAAGCGACTAGACTCGTTTTGATTCAAATTTTGTTGACGAGTAAAGGGATTACGTTTAATCCCATTACGTCGTTGTACTATGTTGCGCCGTGTTGTCTTGTGTTTTTAACTATACCTTGGGTTATTGTTGAGGTTCCGAGGTTAAGAGAGATGTCGAATTTTGAATTGGATTTTGTGGTTTTTGGGACGAATTCTTTTTGTGCGTTTGCTTTGAATCTCGCGGTGTTTTTGCTTGTTGGGAAGACGTCGGCTTTGACTATGAATGTCGCGGGTGTGGTTAAAGATTGGTTGTTGATCGCGTTTTCTTGGTCTGTGATTAAGGATACGGTTACACCGGTTAATTTGTTTGGGTATGGGATTGCTTTTTTGGGTGTTGCTTATTATAATCATGCGAAGTTGCAAGCGCTTAAGGCGAAAGAAGCCGAAAAGAAGGTTGTTGAAGAGGCTGGGAAGCTTTTGGAGGAAAATAGAGGTGATGATGGATCAAGGAAGAATGAGTCAAGTTCTTAG